One part of the Streptomyces sp. AM 2-1-1 genome encodes these proteins:
- a CDS encoding ABC transporter ATP-binding protein: MAISTLTKAEDRASVEHAARISHVSKSFAGPTGQQLVLDDITLDVAPGEFVTLLGASGCGKSTLLNLVAGLDRPSAGSIETPGGRPALMFQEHALFPWLTAGKNIELALRLRGVTKTERRQEAERLLDLVRLGGAYGKRVHELSGGMRQRVAMARALAQDSQLLLMDEPFAALDAITRDVLHDELTRIWRETNASVLFVTHNVREAVRLAQRVVLLSSRPGRIAREWTVGIEHPRRIEDSAVAELSVEITEELRGEIRRHGQH; encoded by the coding sequence ATGGCGATCAGTACCCTCACCAAGGCCGAGGACCGTGCGTCCGTCGAGCACGCCGCTCGTATTTCCCACGTCTCGAAGTCCTTCGCCGGGCCCACCGGTCAGCAGCTCGTCCTGGACGACATCACGCTCGATGTCGCTCCGGGCGAGTTCGTCACCCTCCTGGGAGCCTCCGGGTGCGGCAAGTCGACGCTGCTCAACCTGGTGGCCGGACTCGACCGCCCGTCCGCGGGGTCCATCGAGACCCCCGGCGGGCGGCCGGCCCTGATGTTCCAGGAACACGCCCTCTTCCCGTGGCTGACCGCGGGCAAGAACATCGAACTCGCCCTGCGACTGCGCGGGGTGACCAAGACCGAGCGCCGCCAGGAGGCGGAGCGGCTGCTCGACCTCGTACGCCTGGGCGGGGCGTACGGCAAGCGGGTGCACGAACTCTCCGGCGGCATGCGCCAGCGGGTCGCGATGGCCCGCGCGCTCGCCCAGGACAGCCAACTGCTCCTGATGGACGAGCCGTTCGCGGCTCTCGACGCGATCACCCGGGACGTACTGCACGACGAACTCACCCGGATCTGGCGGGAGACCAACGCCTCGGTCCTCTTCGTGACCCACAACGTGCGTGAGGCGGTGCGCCTCGCCCAGCGGGTCGTGCTGCTGTCGTCGCGGCCCGGCCGGATCGCCCGCGAGTGGACGGTCGGCATCGAACACCCGCGCCGCATCGAGGACTCCGCCGTCGCGGAACTGTCCGTAGAGATCACCGAAGAACTGCGTGGGGAGATCCGCCGTCATGGCCAGCACT